The DNA window AATCGATAATCGGAATTCCCTGTGAAGCCAGCGACTTTGCTTTAACCGTCATTGCGAGCGTTGCGGAAGGCTTAATTCTTGATAGGCGTGACGCAAGCTTCATGTTGATTTCTTTCTCATGTTTTTTTGAAAATGTTCTAACACAACGGGAGGGACCAGTTCGCTGACATTTCCTCCATATTGGGCGACTCCCTTGACAATCGTAGACGTGAGGTAGGAATATTCCTCGCTCGGCATCAAAAAGACCGTCTCAATCTGGGAATCAAGTTTACGATTCATAAGTGCCATCTGTAATTCATATTCAAAGTCGGAGACGGCTCGCAATCCGCGAATGATTGCGACGGCTTCCTTCTTTTTGACATAGTCAACCAATAGACCGTCAAAGACCTCGACTTCAACGCGGGTAAATCCCTTGAGCGATTCCTTGATCATTTCAAGGCGATCTTTTACCCCGAAAAGGGGATGTTTATGCGGGCTGGGAGCAATAGCGACAACGACTTTTTCGAAAAGGGCCAGACTTCTTTTTACGAGATCGACGTGTCCATTGGTAATCGGATCAAAAGTGCCGGGGTAAATTCCCAGTTTCATGAATTCCCTTTTTCTGACGCGTGGTAAATCGACAAAAAGGTATCGCCGTAAGCATAACTCTTTAAGAGAGAAAAACGGCCATAAATGGGATCCAATGTCAGTTTTTTGAAATGTTCTACGATGATCATTCCCCCTTTTTCTATCATATCACTCCCTCCCAGGGCAGGCAATATCTTTTCAAGGAGTTTTGAGGCATAGGGAGGATCGACAAAGACCAGGTCGAATTGTGATGGGCCTTTTACAAATTTCAAGGCATCGATTTCGATCAGTGTGGCGTCATTTTGGAATTGGATCCGTTCAATATTTTTCTGGAGAAGTTTAAAATGACGGAAGTCTTTCTCAATAAAGGTGCAGTGGGCGGCACCACGGCTCAATGCTTCAATTCCTACCAGACCGGAACCGGCAAATAGATCGAGGAACTGGACGCCATTTATTTTTTCTCCCAAAATATTGAAAAGCGCCTCCCTGACCTTTCCGGATGTGGGACGCAAGTCCGGATCGTCCAGTGTGAAGAGATGCCGTCCTCTTTTCTTACCGCCAGATATTCTGATCATCTTGAAACTCAATAAAAGGATTAAACCTTGATTGCTGACCTTTCAATATAGTCTCCTGATTATGTTTTGACAATGCTTTCCGAAGAAAATATAATCAGACAGATATGGAGGAATAGTTCAAAATGAATCGATGCACGCTGAATGAGTTTTATCGAAGGATAAGCGCACTATTTTGCCTTTTTGTTCTCGCACTCGGGGTTTCTTTCACATTTTTTGCCTGTGCCGACCGTTCGGTTTACCTGGTACCCAATGAGATTCCGGGAAATGAGGGGAATTCAGGCAAGGAGGTTAAAGTTCAGATCAGACCCATCTACACTTCGGAGTTTGAATCAAAAGACCGGGAAAAATATCTTTTTGATTTTACATCCCATTTTACCGCGATAGAAATTCAATTTCGTAACGATTCCTCAGATCCCGTTCAATGGACACCTGAACAGACTTTCTTGAAGAATAGCGAAAATAGAGAATTCCGGGTTTTTAGCGAAGAAGAGGCCTATCATTATTACAAGAGCGGTGATACGGATGCAAATTCGATTGTTTTGTTAGATAAACCTTATGATCAGCAGAAGGAAGATATTGAAAATATCAAGCGGGCTATGATGAAAGCTGTTCTCCTCCCCCCGGGTGGGGAGGTTTCGGGACTACTTCTATTTCAAAAGATTCTGCAAAAGAACTGCGAAAATCTTGAATTGACTGTAGGAGGGATTCTGGTCAACCAGGCCGCTCGAAGTGTTCGATTCAGATTGAGTTGTCCTGAAAATTGAACGACTCGAATTCACGCATGATTGAAATGGAAGGTCTTTTTAAGACTCTTCCTTCTCTTCACCGACTGAAACCAGATCATTGACAAAAATATTGCTTTTCTTTCGATTATTTAGAATCGTACGATCCATAATTGCACCGCAATTGACACATTTCCAGGCATAAAAAGTAAGAAAGAAATCAGAGAGTCTTTCCAGGAACATCAAACCTTCACATTTCGGACATTTCATGATTACTCCTTCACATTTAAAGATTTAATTTCTCGATCAATGACAATTTATGCATTTTATATACCATTTTTTGTCAATCTACATAATTCATTGATTTCATTAATTTTAAATAATATTTAGATCTAAATTTAAAATAGAATGTGCTCAATTAGGGTACATTTTGTCCAAATACTGAGCAGAATGATTCAAGAAACTGGCAATAAAAAGGGCATCCCGTCCTGGCCTGAATCGGAGCGGCCGAGGAAGAGACTCATTGACGAGGGGGTTGGAACGCTTTCTGACGCCCAGTTGTTGGCCATTGTTATCCGAATGGGGAAAAAGGGCAAGACAGCTGTTGAAATCGCTATTAGAGTCCTGAATCACTTTAAGGGACTCAAGACCCTTTCTCAGGCCTCCGTTGAAGAGCTCTGCGAAATGGAAGGCATTGGTCCATGCAAAGGGGCACAGATCCTGGCTGCAATCGAATTAGGTAAAAGGGCACTCTCGAACAAGAAAGAGCAAAAGGGACGCTTCTTGTCGAGTCAGGACCTTTTCGCCTATTTTTATCCAGAATTTTCGTCACTTAAAGTGGAGATATTTAAAATCGTCTTGCTCGATACCAAGAACAGGCTGATCCGAGATATTGAAATTTCGAGAGGAAGCCTGAATCAGACCGTGGTTCATCCGCGCGAAGTTTTTAACAAAGCGATCAGGGAATCCTCTGCCGCAATTATCTTGATTCACAATCATCCCAGTGGCGATCCGGAGCCGAGCCAGGAAGATACCCGTCTTACCCGAAATTTAGTACAGGCAGGCCAACTCCTTGGAATCCCTGTCCTGGACCATATCATCATCGGTCAGGAAAGTTATTACAGTTTTGCCGATCGACATTTCATCATTGAAAAATAATCAGGATACACGACGAAGCCTCTGCAGAGGTTCTCTATTAACCCAAATTTTATTTACATCCTGAAATAAAACATGTTACCATACGCCGTTTATGATACTTCTTGCTCTCTTCTGAAAGTGGAGTCGTTGGGAAAAATCGTTCTTTATTTCATCCTCGTCAATTTTGGAATCTTACTGATTTTACTTATTCCAGATAATAGGGCCTGGGGCGCCGGTTCGGACAAGTCCATGACTGCCGACCAGGCAATTTACATCAAAGTCATTGAAATTCGCGGAAATAAGAAAATTGAGGCCTCGACGATTCGAGGAAAGTTAATCGTGAAAGAGGGAGATCGTTTCTCAACCGATATGATTCGGTCGGAAATCAAGAACCTGTACAAGCTTGGATATTTTGAAGATGTCCGGATTGACACAGC is part of the Nitrospirota bacterium genome and encodes:
- the rsmD gene encoding 16S rRNA (guanine(966)-N(2))-methyltransferase RsmD, which gives rise to MIRISGGKKRGRHLFTLDDPDLRPTSGKVREALFNILGEKINGVQFLDLFAGSGLVGIEALSRGAAHCTFIEKDFRHFKLLQKNIERIQFQNDATLIEIDALKFVKGPSQFDLVFVDPPYASKLLEKILPALGGSDMIEKGGMIIVEHFKKLTLDPIYGRFSLLKSYAYGDTFLSIYHASEKGNS
- the radC gene encoding DNA repair protein RadC; translation: MIQETGNKKGIPSWPESERPRKRLIDEGVGTLSDAQLLAIVIRMGKKGKTAVEIAIRVLNHFKGLKTLSQASVEELCEMEGIGPCKGAQILAAIELGKRALSNKKEQKGRFLSSQDLFAYFYPEFSSLKVEIFKIVLLDTKNRLIRDIEISRGSLNQTVVHPREVFNKAIRESSAAIILIHNHPSGDPEPSQEDTRLTRNLVQAGQLLGIPVLDHIIIGQESYYSFADRHFIIEK
- the coaD gene encoding pantetheine-phosphate adenylyltransferase; this translates as MKLGIYPGTFDPITNGHVDLVKRSLALFEKVVVAIAPSPHKHPLFGVKDRLEMIKESLKGFTRVEVEVFDGLLVDYVKKKEAVAIIRGLRAVSDFEYELQMALMNRKLDSQIETVFLMPSEEYSYLTSTIVKGVAQYGGNVSELVPPVVLEHFQKNMRKKST